Within the Thermoanaerobaculia bacterium genome, the region ATTTCAGGCACGTTCGTGACGCCGTTGTCATCGTTGACAATGAGGGGAAGGTCCAATACCTGAACCCCGCTGCCGAGGTGCTGACCCGTGACCCGCTCGGGATTATCCGCCATCCCCTGTGTGATCTGGTGCGCCTGAAGAACGATCGGGACTGCCAATCCTTTCAGCAGATGATTGGAGACCTTGCACAGGGGAACCGGGATGAGTTTTCCCTCCAGGGAAATATATGCGGAATCGGGTCTTTTGACGGGCGTTCGGTAGAGATTCGAGCCACCCCCCTGGGCCGCCGGGATCGACCGGTTCTCGGCGCGATGCTGACCATCTCCTTTCAAGACCCTGCAAACAGAGAAGATGCCCCCACGATAGATACGGTTCACCTCGAAGATCAGCTGAAGGAACGGACCGCCGAACTGTTGATCTCCATGAATCTGATGGACGAGCACATTGACGCCTATCAGAAGGTGGAAGAAGATCGCCGGGAATCGGAGGAACGGTTTCGCGCCCTTTTTCAGAACTCGAAGGATGTGATCTGGGTCCTTTCCCGGGAGGGCCGGATCCTTCAGGTGAATCCCTCGGTGACGGAAGTGTTTGGGTATCCCCGTGACGAAATGATTCAGATGCCGATCCATCGACTCTTTGCCGATCCGAAGGAAGGGTTGGATCTAAACCGGAAACGGGAGGAAGGAGAATCCATCGTGGATCAGGAAGTTACCCTGAACCACAGGGATGGCCGGCAGCGGATCTGCCTTCTCTCGTCCAACCCGCGAAGGAATCAGAGTGGGGAGATTCTGGAGCACCAGGAAATCATCCGGGACATTACGAGCTGGAAGTACGCACAGGAGGCTCTCCAGAAGAGCGAGGAACGATATGCCCTTGCGGCTCAGGCCGCCCATGACGGACTGTGGGACTGGGATCTCGATGCGGATCAGATCTATTACTCTTCCCGCTGGTGCGAAATTCTGGGAGTCAAGGAGGGAGATCTGGAACCCCGTCCCTCATCCTGGTTTAACCAGATTCATTCGGAGGACTATCCCGATTTCAAGGCAAGCCTCCAGGCCCATCTGATCAGCACCCAGGATCGGTTTGAGAGTGAACATCGTCTGAAGCACTGTGATGGAACCTACCGATGGGTCCGCTGTCGGGGATCGATTGTACGGGAGGCTGATGGTCGTCCCCGGCGTCTGGTCGGCTCCCTGACAGATATTTCCACGCGAAAAGAGCTGGAAGAAACCCTTCAAAACCAGGCATTTACCGACACCCTTACCGGCCTTGCCAATTTCCGGGCCATGCAGGACCGGCTCCAGAAACTTTGCAATCAGGGACCACAGACCAATGGCTCCAGCTTTATCCTTGCCCTTCTGACCCTGGACCGTTATTCCGTGTATCGCAACCGCCTGGGGAGGGAAGCCGCCCACCAGGTCATTGTGGCCGTAGCCAACCGGTTGAAGGAGACGCTTTCAGCCGACACCTTCATAGCACGGCTCGAGGGTCCCGAGTTCTGCATTATTATGGACGGAGCAAGGGAAGAGGAGGAAGCAAAGGCTCTAACGGCCTATATCCGTCAGATTACCGAGATCCCCTTTGAAGCCAGGGGTCAGGAAATCTATGAAACGATATCAACCGGAATCGCGCAGAGCTCCCCCGGTCTGAACCTGCCGGAAGAACTTCTCCGACGTGCGGAAATGGCCCTCGAGTACGCGATGCGGGAGGGGAAGGGGACCGTTAATATCTTTACCTCGGCGATGGCGCGCCAGACGACCGCCGTCGTCCAGATGGAAAGCGATTTAAGAAAGGCTCTCCATCAGAAAGAACTACAGCTTTACTATCAGCCCATCGTTTCCCTGACGACCGGGCGGATTTCCGGCTTTGAAACTCTGCTTCGATGGATCCATCCGGTTCGGGGCCTGGTGATGCCGGGAGACTTTATTCCCCTTGCCGAAAAGACCGGCCTGGTCGCCGACTTTGACCTCTGGGCCATTGGGGAGGGGTGCCGTCAGCTGGCATCCTGGCGAAAGGTGCTCCCTCCTAAAGCATCCATTATGCTCAGCATGAACCTTTCAGGGGTCAACTTCATGAAGCCGGATCTGATCATGAAGATCGAAGCGGCGATGAGAAAATACGGTATCCACGGAAACAGTCTGAAGCTTGAGATCACGGAAACCGTACTGGTTGAAAACCTTCAGTTTATCCAGGATATCCTCGCGTACCTCAAGGGACTCGACATTCGTCTGAGCATTGACGATTTTGGCACGGGGTATTCATCCCTGAGCTACCTGAGCGAGCTTCCCGTTGACGTGCTGAAAATCGATCGCTCCTTTGTCATGGGACTGGGAAAGGAGCGGAAGGCCAGGGAAATCGTCCGGACCATCGTGGATCTTGCTCACAATATGCAAATGCAGGTCGTCGCGGAGGGGGTTGAGGAAGTCCACCACCTTCACCAGTTGAAGGAACTGGGCTGTGAGTATGCCCAGGGATACCTCTTTGCCAAACCCCTGGAGGTCAAGCAGGCGGAGGCGCTTCTTCTTTCGGGCAAGACCTGGTGAAGGAAGTGGCGCCTCTTTCCACCGAAGCACCGAAGGATTTGGAGAAACCCGGAAAGGATGATCCTGCCCATCCATGGAAAATCTCCATACTCATGCCGGTATACAACGAAGAGAAGACCCTGCGGAACATTCTTGATCAGATCCGGGCGGTTCCTCTTCCCGATCGAGAACTTATCATCATCAATGACGGTTCGACAGATGCCACCCGGGACATCCTTTCCGAAATCCGGGAACCCTGGATCCGTATCGTTCACCAGGAAAGAAACCTCGGGAAGGGAGCCGCCCTTCGGAGAGGAATCGAGATCGCCGAAGGGAACATTATCCTGATCCAGGATGCCGATCTCGAGTACGACCCTGACGACTATCCGGCTCTTTTGAAACCCATCATGGAGGGCACGGCCCGGGTCGTGTACGGTTCGAGAATCCTGGGTCACAATCCAAAATCGTACACGCGGTATTACTGGGGCGGTAGATTCCTGTCGCTGTTGACAAATCTTCTTTATGGAACTTCCATCACGGACGAACCCACCTGTTACAAGGTCTTTGACGCGTCACTGTTAAAGGGCCTCCCGCTGAAATGTGAAGGATTCGAATTCTGTCCCGAAGTGACCGCCAGAATTGCCCGAAGGAAGATTCCCATCCATGAGGTTCCCATCCGGTACGCTCCCAGATCGATTGAAGAGGGAAAGAAGATCCGATGGAAGGACGGCCTCACCGCAATCTGGACACTCGTTAAATACCGCATATCCTCATAAAAGCTCTGGAGATCGTCCGGACATTTATGGTAGATTGATATCACGAAAAAAGTGATATTGAAATGCGGCGGTTTTTATGTTGCCGTACGATAGTTTCTGGTATCGTATCTGACTCGGATTGATGGGGTTCCATCCTGTTGACAGGACTCGGGAATAATGCTACCGTATTGCCTGTTAGTTATATGGTTAAGGAGGTAATTATGAGATTGTGGGTATTTGTCTTTCTTGTTGTTCCCCAGTTGCTCCTCGCGGAGACGTTGACCCTTCAGCAGGCCCGTGAACGGGCTCTCCAATCGAATAATTTGCTGAAAGCTCAAGCTTCAAAGGTCGAAGCGGCGGAAGCGGTTCGAAACCAGGCGACATCGTATCGTCTGCCGTCCCTTGACATTAACTCTTCCTATATTCGCACCAATCAGCCCGCGTCGGCCTTCGCTCTCAAGATGAATCAAAAGGATTTCTCCATGATGGACTTCTCCATGAGCGATCCGAACAATCCTGACTATCTTGATACCTATCTGACCTCGATCGATCTCACCTTTCCCCTGTACACGGGAGGGCAGGTTGCGTCTGCGGTTCGAGCTGCAGAGGCTCAGGCCGAGGGATATTCCCACGAGTATGATCGAAAACGCCAGGAGCTCCTCAGGCAGGTGACGGAAGTCTATCTGGGATCTCTTCTGTCCGGGGAATACGTTCACCTGATTACCAAGGCCCGGGATACCGTCGCCCGCCACGTCAAAATGGCGGAAGACTATTTCGAAACGGGTTTTATCGTCGAATCCGACGTACTTCGGGCTCGGGTCGAGCTTTCCAAGATTGAGGATCGGCTCATTACGGCATCCAATAAAGCAAGGGAAGCCCGGCTCGCCCTGAATATCCTGATGGGGACGGATCCGGAATCGGTCTTTGAGTTGGAACCGGTGACCAATCTTCCGGAACTCAGCGGGGAGGAACTGGATGCCGCCGTGGATACCGCACTCATCTCACGGCCCGACCTTCAGTTCATGAACAGCATGATCGAGGCCCTGGAGCACAACGTCAGCCGTATGGAAGGCCAAAGGCTTCCTTCGCTGGGGATCAAGGTTTCTCAGGAG harbors:
- a CDS encoding EAL domain-containing protein: MSVLQWSFDTYFRHVRDAVVIVDNEGKVQYLNPAAEVLTRDPLGIIRHPLCDLVRLKNDRDCQSFQQMIGDLAQGNRDEFSLQGNICGIGSFDGRSVEIRATPLGRRDRPVLGAMLTISFQDPANREDAPTIDTVHLEDQLKERTAELLISMNLMDEHIDAYQKVEEDRRESEERFRALFQNSKDVIWVLSREGRILQVNPSVTEVFGYPRDEMIQMPIHRLFADPKEGLDLNRKREEGESIVDQEVTLNHRDGRQRICLLSSNPRRNQSGEILEHQEIIRDITSWKYAQEALQKSEERYALAAQAAHDGLWDWDLDADQIYYSSRWCEILGVKEGDLEPRPSSWFNQIHSEDYPDFKASLQAHLISTQDRFESEHRLKHCDGTYRWVRCRGSIVREADGRPRRLVGSLTDISTRKELEETLQNQAFTDTLTGLANFRAMQDRLQKLCNQGPQTNGSSFILALLTLDRYSVYRNRLGREAAHQVIVAVANRLKETLSADTFIARLEGPEFCIIMDGAREEEEAKALTAYIRQITEIPFEARGQEIYETISTGIAQSSPGLNLPEELLRRAEMALEYAMREGKGTVNIFTSAMARQTTAVVQMESDLRKALHQKELQLYYQPIVSLTTGRISGFETLLRWIHPVRGLVMPGDFIPLAEKTGLVADFDLWAIGEGCRQLASWRKVLPPKASIMLSMNLSGVNFMKPDLIMKIEAAMRKYGIHGNSLKLEITETVLVENLQFIQDILAYLKGLDIRLSIDDFGTGYSSLSYLSELPVDVLKIDRSFVMGLGKERKAREIVRTIVDLAHNMQMQVVAEGVEEVHHLHQLKELGCEYAQGYLFAKPLEVKQAEALLLSGKTW
- a CDS encoding glycosyltransferase family 2 protein; this encodes MKEVAPLSTEAPKDLEKPGKDDPAHPWKISILMPVYNEEKTLRNILDQIRAVPLPDRELIIINDGSTDATRDILSEIREPWIRIVHQERNLGKGAALRRGIEIAEGNIILIQDADLEYDPDDYPALLKPIMEGTARVVYGSRILGHNPKSYTRYYWGGRFLSLLTNLLYGTSITDEPTCYKVFDASLLKGLPLKCEGFEFCPEVTARIARRKIPIHEVPIRYAPRSIEEGKKIRWKDGLTAIWTLVKYRISS
- a CDS encoding TolC family protein, translated to MRLWVFVFLVVPQLLLAETLTLQQARERALQSNNLLKAQASKVEAAEAVRNQATSYRLPSLDINSSYIRTNQPASAFALKMNQKDFSMMDFSMSDPNNPDYLDTYLTSIDLTFPLYTGGQVASAVRAAEAQAEGYSHEYDRKRQELLRQVTEVYLGSLLSGEYVHLITKARDTVARHVKMAEDYFETGFIVESDVLRARVELSKIEDRLITASNKAREARLALNILMGTDPESVFELEPVTNLPELSGEELDAAVDTALISRPDLQFMNSMIEALEHNVSRMEGQRLPSLGIKVSQEWYDDSFLGDTGDATTFAVGLTVPVFSGGRIKSEVGEARAHLSEMTHNLKAMEEGVVLQVKQSLYRIEETKSRIGVAKGNEEAAERNLSIVEERYKKGIMKITDLLDADTALTEAYTRTLTARYDYLLAVESYYLATGKEEL